Sequence from the Candidatus Bathyarchaeia archaeon genome:
GTCCCCAACAGGCTTAGTTGATATCCTCCATCTTCTTTCTAGGGATGGGGTTATCATTTTAATGGTCTTAAAGGCTGGATAGAGCGTTGCTGGAATCATGCTTAAGAGGGATATTGCGAGTATTACTAGGGTGCTTGAGGCTGAATAGTTCAAATATAATCCTGTTGCTGAAATATTTAGCGCTGACAAAAACAATGTGAACAGCATGTTTAGCGCATATGCTATTGTTCCCCCAACAAGACTGTAAATTGCAGCCTCTAGGAGATGCATCTGGATAATGTTGCTGGGGGATAATCCAAGCGTACTCATAACAACCATATCCTTCAACCTCACGACAACTGAATTCAGCATCCCGGTAAGAAGTATTAGGGCTGATATACCTATTACTATGGCTACACCGCTCTCACCCATTATCCTTATACCAGGATTAACAACCATCATCCATACTTGATCATCTTTACAGTAAAATGCACGAACATTGGATGCCAAAACTATTTCTTCGGCGAGTTTTACTAGGTCTACGCCTTCCTTAGGTTTGAATGCAATACTTCTAATGCTTGGTGTTGGCATAGCTAACAACATAACTGCTTCCTGAGTGACATATACTCTCGGCTGCACAATCTCTTTAGCAAGATTGTATGGAATTAGTATTACATATTGGGGTGGCACGCGACCTCTTCGGAACGGATCCGTTAAATCTATAGGCGTTAGCTGAATCCTATCTAAGTCGTGAATCATGCTCATTAGGTTTGAATCAAAAATTCCTTTAACTATTAACTTGATTCCCAGAACATCTATTGTATCGCCTCTATGTAAATCTAGTGCATCCGCTATATAATCGCTTATAAGACAAGCTCTATAATCTTCCGGATCAAACCAAAAGCCATCTTTAAGTATACCCTCATTGATTGTAAATTCTTTTTCCTCCGGAGGAATCGCTACGATACCTCTCAGCAAAGCTCTTTTCTCAGTCGGCTGCCCATCAACATAGATCACTCGGGTTATATAGGATTCCCCTCCAGGCGGATATATCCACGCTCTGATTGATATCGTCGCCTTATCCTCAAATAATTTAGTAAGGAAACTTACGGTTTCAATCGGTATAGGCTCATAATTGCTCTGCGCAAGTAAGATTCCCTCATAGGTGTTTATTCCTGGATAGGGCGTCGTTGCTGGCCTTACACCTATACTCACTGTGGAGAAGTTGAGTAATGAAAAGCAAACCATTGTTATTGGGAAGAGTGTTAGAAATGTGATTAGCCGCCTTCTACGCATATATCCCAATGAAGTCCCGGACAGACTTCTAAATACACCAACTCTCTCAAACTCAATAAAGTGTATTCCTAACCTCTCTTTCCTGATAACTTTAAGTTTACCATAGAAATTATATAGGACTATTAATGAGACTACTAGCCCTATTATTAGGGCTATATATCCACTCAACGTCATACTAACGTTTGTAGCTAATATGGAAACTGGATGAACTATCATAAATATTGTTAGTAATAGCGCTGTCAAAACTAGAGTGAGAATTATTCCGCTATTACCATGCTCCTCCTTATACACCATTCTGATGAAGAGATAAGATGCTGGTAAACTCATTAAAATATAGAGAGTGAACATCTGCAGGATATCCATAAGGAGGCTTCTGGTGGCAGTATAGGCGTTATTTGAGTAAAGCCAAGATAAATATGCCCTAGCCATTGCTCTATCAATCTCACCCCGTTTTAGGTAATTAAGAGCTAACTCAATATTTGCTTTTGAGTATTCATGGAAGGTTAGGGCTAGAGCTTGTGTAGAAGCATTGATATGCCTATATGGGCTCAGCCTATACTCATTTAGGTTCCATGTCTCCTGCGCAAATCTTATCGGCGGATATAAAACTCTCATATACTCTCCGGAGTATAGATAGAAGCCTGATCCAACTAGCGATGGTTCCGTTATATTTGATATGATACCGATTGTTGATACTTGAGCCCTCGTTAGATACGCGACTCCAATAGCCATAACCTCTACTGGAATATTAGATGGGGCAAATAGTACCGTCGCATATGGATTTGATTCACCAGCGTAAATATAGGGTTGTGGCAAATAATGTGTTCTCGCATCAAGAAGCGTGAATCCTACTTGAGCAAATGGGCTTACCGAAATTTCCATCCCATAAATTTCAATAGCGCTAATATTGTAGCCGATAGAAACTGGCAGAATATTCGTCGTATTATGGGCATCGATAATAGCATAACCACCTATCATGAAAGGATTCATTGATCCAGGACCATCATATGGACCTATAGATATTACTTTACCCTCATCATTAAATTCGTAAACTCTAACGCGGCATAGATCACCATATCTTATACCATTAAAGGAAATTTCGCCTTCCTCATTAGTTAATCCAGCCATAACGAATGGGAATCTGTTTTCGCCTCCTCGGTAAGATCTATAAGCAAATACTAATATATTCCTCACAGGATGATACTTGGCTTCTGTTAAATTATATCTGAAGACCCTTACAGATAATTTGCATAAACCTATATCAGGCGGATAATACCTAGTATACCTTGGAGTTGAAATAGTGCTCCAGCTCTCAACGGAAAGTAATCTTGATAGCATGCTGGAAATTAGCTTTATTTGCGGTATAAGATTGTTATAGTCAATTGTGTCATATTTGTCAAAGGGAGTTAAGAGATATCTGTAGTAAGATTTAACTGTTCTAAAAACTATTCCTAGACCACCAGATATAGTCCAAGGTTCAATATCATGTATTGATGGATAGGCTTCTCTAGCCTCTCTTATAAGATTTCTTACAGTGAGCTCTAGCTGCTCTCCGGGTATTGCTCCAATTAATATATCATAAAACTCGTATATTTCGCCAGCAGAAACTATACTGCGATAGACATCATTTAATAGATTTTTAATCCAGCCGTATCTGGCAAGAATACCTGTTTCAGTATTAACTATCCAATAGCCGAAGCCAAAGTTTCTTACAGATAAAGCCTTACTCTCCGCTGAGATATCTAGTTCAATCATGAGAAGTATCTTGCTAGCATCATCTTTACCTGCCTCCATCTCTATTAGTCTTCTTTCAGCAAAATCTCTGCTTCCAGCTAAGAACTGCCAATGTCCACTGAAGGCCGCTAATATAACACTTCTCGGCGGAGGATTATTAGCTAGAATTCTAGCAAGCTCCAAGAGTAATGATATTCCTATAGAATCTGTAGCTCCAGGCGATAATGCTGGAACAACCGAAAACGAGTCATAATGTGCAGCTAACACAATATATTCTCTTCTAAGCTTAGGATCGCTTCCATAGATAGTAGCAATTATGTTTTTAGCCCTAACGTTCTTCCAAACCATCTTATAGGATAATGAAACAGTTTCATTTTTCTCGTAGGCTTTTCTAATTAAATCTCTATACTCGCCCTCCACATATAATCTTGGAAAGATTGACGAGACATCTGAAATCTTATATTCAGCCGCTACTCTAGGTATAATGCTCTCCATATATGGTTCCAGAAATATTACGGCTTTAGCTCCTAAAGCGGGAAGTAATGTCCATTGCCACAGAGACTCAAACTCCGCCACTGCAATACAGCCACTTAAATTACCCCTTAATTCCTCAAGCTCCATCCTACCCAAATAAATTAGCTGACCCGTAAGGTTTTTAACGCTCCCCGTGTTTCCTCCTAAAGGATATAGGGCATGAGCTGGAATCTTTGTTCCATCCGAAAACTCTATATAGGCATACTCCTCAATCGGAACAGCTACCTCATATTCTTCAACTGTAATATTCAATTTTAGGTTCCTTAAGTAGGATTCTATATAATCGGCTGCCTCGTAAAATCCAGGATAACCAGTAAATCTCGACTTAAGACTTGTGAAAAATCTAACATAGGAATCTATTGTCTCAATATTTATGTCCTTAATAAACCATCCAGTTTCGGCATACTGAGGATTTGCATATGATAAGCTTTGAGATAACAGGATTGTTAACGATGTAATTAGCATGAGTATTACAGGAAGACCATACTTCTTACGGATACACTTCAACATTCACATCAACTCCAGAATATGTATTTACCAATTTATAAAGTGTATGTGTAACATCCCCCTCAACTATTACTTCAACATGAAAGATCCAAGAATACCTGCCAACCCTAAGGGTTAATGTTCCTCTGGGCGTAATCTCTCTCTCAATAGCATAAGGCTCCCGACTCAAATCCTGACCAGTCCAGCAAAGCTTCCCCTCAGGTACGCCAACTACAGCCACATGATCAGTCCATACATTTTCTTCACCGGTATACTCAAGGTTCCATGGCCACTCGAATCCCGTGAACCACCTTTCAGTTGTAATATGCCAATACTCTATTGGGATCACGGGATCATTGCAAACTCTTGTGATTGCAACGGCATGTGTAGCATTTATGCATGCCGCAACAGGATGTTTTGCCCATAGGTCACTACCAGGCCAGGGTGGGTGATAAATATCAGATAAATCTGTTATGAAGAAGCTAGCATTCTTAACTATTAGGAGGGGGATAGCTAAGTATCCGGTTCCATAGGGATTATAGATTTCATAGCCGCTCCCAGGAGCC
This genomic interval carries:
- a CDS encoding M28 family peptidase, coding for MLKCIRKKYGLPVILMLITSLTILLSQSLSYANPQYAETGWFIKDINIETIDSYVRFFTSLKSRFTGYPGFYEAADYIESYLRNLKLNITVEEYEVAVPIEEYAYIEFSDGTKIPAHALYPLGGNTGSVKNLTGQLIYLGRMELEELRGNLSGCIAVAEFESLWQWTLLPALGAKAVIFLEPYMESIIPRVAAEYKISDVSSIFPRLYVEGEYRDLIRKAYEKNETVSLSYKMVWKNVRAKNIIATIYGSDPKLRREYIVLAAHYDSFSVVPALSPGATDSIGISLLLELARILANNPPPRSVILAAFSGHWQFLAGSRDFAERRLIEMEAGKDDASKILLMIELDISAESKALSVRNFGFGYWIVNTETGILARYGWIKNLLNDVYRSIVSAGEIYEFYDILIGAIPGEQLELTVRNLIREAREAYPSIHDIEPWTISGGLGIVFRTVKSYYRYLLTPFDKYDTIDYNNLIPQIKLISSMLSRLLSVESWSTISTPRYTRYYPPDIGLCKLSVRVFRYNLTEAKYHPVRNILVFAYRSYRGGENRFPFVMAGLTNEEGEISFNGIRYGDLCRVRVYEFNDEGKVISIGPYDGPGSMNPFMIGGYAIIDAHNTTNILPVSIGYNISAIEIYGMEISVSPFAQVGFTLLDARTHYLPQPYIYAGESNPYATVLFAPSNIPVEVMAIGVAYLTRAQVSTIGIISNITEPSLVGSGFYLYSGEYMRVLYPPIRFAQETWNLNEYRLSPYRHINASTQALALTFHEYSKANIELALNYLKRGEIDRAMARAYLSWLYSNNAYTATRSLLMDILQMFTLYILMSLPASYLFIRMVYKEEHGNSGIILTLVLTALLLTIFMIVHPVSILATNVSMTLSGYIALIIGLVVSLIVLYNFYGKLKVIRKERLGIHFIEFERVGVFRSLSGTSLGYMRRRRLITFLTLFPITMVCFSLLNFSTVSIGVRPATTPYPGINTYEGILLAQSNYEPIPIETVSFLTKLFEDKATISIRAWIYPPGGESYITRVIYVDGQPTEKRALLRGIVAIPPEEKEFTINEGILKDGFWFDPEDYRACLISDYIADALDLHRGDTIDVLGIKLIVKGIFDSNLMSMIHDLDRIQLTPIDLTDPFRRGRVPPQYVILIPYNLAKEIVQPRVYVTQEAVMLLAMPTPSIRSIAFKPKEGVDLVKLAEEIVLASNVRAFYCKDDQVWMMVVNPGIRIMGESGVAIVIGISALILLTGMLNSVVVRLKDMVVMSTLGLSPSNIIQMHLLEAAIYSLVGGTIAYALNMLFTLFLSALNISATGLYLNYSASSTLVILAISLLSMIPATLYPAFKTIKMITPSLERRWRISTKPVGDTWNIPLPLRMTNEKDALAFMEYVKEYLDYRASMRVGSYHVLDYKMERESDGANLGAEVQLAPWDHGIIQAMDLRYSKNDGSFNITLKRLSGPRSGWIISNKSFISDIRFQILLWRSLSDSDKRKYYERIKAYGG